One Flavobacteriales bacterium DNA window includes the following coding sequences:
- a CDS encoding aldehyde dehydrogenase family protein gives MSETSIAIRGDVRESLTRIGVREKNPGISTGLNWEEGSGASIASISPVDGVTIGAVSSATPEQYDKVIQVAAEAFLHWRTVPAPQRGEIVRQMGDAFRKHKSDLGRLVSYEMGKSYQEGLGEVQEMIDICDFAVGQSRQLYGLTMHSERPKHRMYEQYHPLGIVGVITAFNFPVAVWAWNAMLAFVCGDVVVWKPSEKTPLCSVACQQIISDVLKRNNLPEGLSCIVNGDYQIGECISGDQRVPLVSATGSIRMGKKVAAVVGGRLGKALLELGGNNAMIITPSADLEASLPAIVFGAVGTCGQRCTSTRRLIIHESIFDKVKEMIAKAYGQLRIGDPLDENNHMGPLIDEQAVEQYLNAISDVKKQGGEMLIEGGRMDHEGSACYVTPSVAVVSADTPMVQHETFAPLLYLIRYGTLDEAIHIQNNVPQGLSSAIMTTHMREMESFLSAEGSDCGIANVNIGTSGAEIGGAFGGEKETGGGRESGSDAWKVYMRRQTNTINYSTELPLAQGIKFEI, from the coding sequence ATGTCCGAGACTTCAATAGCTATTCGTGGCGATGTAAGGGAATCCCTTACCCGTATAGGCGTTCGTGAAAAAAACCCGGGAATTTCAACCGGTCTGAATTGGGAAGAAGGTAGTGGTGCTTCTATCGCTTCCATTTCACCCGTTGATGGAGTAACAATCGGTGCGGTAAGTTCAGCCACTCCTGAACAGTATGACAAAGTAATTCAGGTTGCCGCCGAAGCTTTTCTTCATTGGAGAACCGTTCCTGCTCCTCAAAGAGGCGAAATTGTTCGCCAGATGGGAGATGCATTCAGAAAGCATAAGAGCGACCTGGGTCGGCTTGTGTCTTATGAAATGGGTAAAAGCTATCAGGAAGGTCTCGGTGAAGTTCAGGAAATGATTGATATCTGTGATTTTGCAGTTGGACAATCACGACAGCTTTATGGCCTTACCATGCATTCAGAGCGTCCAAAACACAGGATGTATGAACAGTATCATCCGTTAGGCATTGTCGGAGTGATTACCGCCTTTAACTTTCCCGTGGCTGTATGGGCATGGAATGCAATGCTGGCCTTCGTGTGTGGAGATGTTGTAGTATGGAAACCGTCGGAGAAGACACCGCTTTGTTCCGTTGCATGCCAGCAGATAATAAGCGATGTTCTGAAGCGGAATAACTTACCGGAAGGTTTATCATGCATTGTTAATGGCGATTACCAGATCGGAGAGTGTATTTCCGGAGATCAAAGGGTACCACTGGTTTCAGCCACCGGATCCATTAGAATGGGCAAAAAGGTGGCTGCAGTAGTAGGTGGTCGACTGGGTAAGGCTTTATTGGAACTTGGAGGAAATAATGCGATGATCATTACACCTTCAGCGGATTTGGAGGCAAGTCTTCCGGCCATTGTTTTCGGAGCTGTGGGTACCTGCGGTCAGCGATGCACAAGTACCCGAAGGTTGATCATTCATGAAAGCATCTTTGATAAGGTAAAGGAAATGATCGCCAAGGCATATGGTCAGCTTCGAATCGGAGATCCTTTGGACGAAAACAATCATATGGGTCCGTTGATTGATGAACAGGCGGTGGAGCAATATTTAAACGCGATATCGGACGTAAAGAAACAAGGTGGAGAAATGTTGATTGAAGGCGGAAGAATGGACCATGAGGGTTCTGCATGTTATGTAACACCTTCAGTGGCTGTAGTATCAGCTGATACGCCGATGGTGCAACATGAGACATTTGCGCCTTTGCTTTACCTTATCAGGTATGGTACGCTTGATGAAGCCATCCACATTCAGAACAACGTTCCGCAAGGCCTTTCATCTGCTATTATGACAACACATATGAGGGAGATGGAGTCATTTTTATCAGCTGAAGGTTCTGATTGCGGCATTGCCAATGTGAATATCGGAACTTCCGGAGCCGAAATAGGTGGCGCATTTGGAGGTGAGAAAGAGACAGGTGGTGGAAGAGAGTCAGGCTCGGACGCGTGGAAGGTATACATGCGAAGGCAAACGAATACGATCAATTATAGCACAGAGCTTCCTTTGGCTCAGGGTATAAAATTTGAAATTTAG
- a CDS encoding sigma-70 family RNA polymerase sigma factor, producing MSEEETWITAAKKNVSDFEPLYRRYHEKIFRFIYNRVSDEDLAYDTTSEVFLKAMLKIDKFKFKGLPFSSWLYRIAANTVKDLYKANKTRQIISADTPGLHLIAESISFEEKEEKEIHIQWLTESIADLPEEDIQLITMRFFEKRPFKEIGEILNLTETNAKVRLYRILDKMKKQSKHIHS from the coding sequence ATGTCAGAAGAAGAAACATGGATTACTGCAGCCAAAAAAAACGTTAGCGACTTTGAGCCACTTTATCGGAGATATCACGAAAAGATATTTCGATTCATATACAATAGGGTATCAGATGAAGATCTCGCTTACGATACCACCTCAGAGGTTTTTTTGAAAGCCATGCTCAAAATTGACAAATTCAAATTCAAGGGCCTCCCATTTTCCTCCTGGCTCTACAGGATTGCGGCGAATACTGTTAAGGACCTTTATAAAGCCAACAAAACACGGCAAATCATTAGCGCAGACACACCGGGATTACATCTTATCGCGGAATCAATATCCTTTGAAGAAAAGGAAGAAAAAGAAATTCATATACAATGGCTTACTGAAAGTATCGCTGATCTCCCTGAGGAAGACATACAACTTATCACTATGCGGTTTTTTGAAAAAAGACCATTTAAAGAAATCGGGGAAATACTGAATTTAACTGAAACCAACGCAAAGGTGCGACTCTACCGTATTCTTGATAAAATGAAAAAGCAAAGCAAGCATATACATTCGTAA
- the pheS gene encoding phenylalanine--tRNA ligase subunit alpha — protein sequence MKEEVKQLLQELEEIRLEGVESLERFRLDWLSKKGKVQGLFAKFREAPVEIKKALGAELNELKTKAQLRYDEAAASVKQTSADKKGTRDLTLPGEGFVPGSRHPLSQVRNQIVGIFERVGFTVSDGPEIESDWNNFSALNMPEDHPARDMQDTFFMQKDPDVVLRTHTSSVQVRVMGNQKPPIRTISPGRVYRNEAISARAHCLFHQVEGLCIDEHVSFADLKQVLNHFATEMFGPDTKTRLRPSYFPFTEPSAEMDISCNICKGKGCNICKYSGWVEILGCGMVDPAVLDHCGIDSEKYTGYAFGMGIERIAMLKHQVNDIRLFFENDVRFLKQFTPIG from the coding sequence ATGAAAGAAGAAGTTAAACAGTTGTTGCAGGAGTTGGAGGAGATCCGGCTTGAAGGAGTGGAATCTCTGGAGAGATTCAGGTTGGACTGGCTTAGTAAAAAGGGTAAGGTTCAGGGGTTGTTCGCAAAATTCAGGGAAGCTCCTGTTGAGATTAAGAAGGCATTGGGTGCGGAATTGAATGAACTGAAAACCAAAGCGCAATTGCGCTATGATGAAGCTGCTGCTTCAGTAAAACAGACATCTGCTGATAAAAAAGGAACCAGAGACCTGACCCTTCCGGGTGAAGGTTTTGTGCCAGGTAGCAGACATCCGCTTTCGCAGGTGAGAAATCAGATCGTTGGTATTTTTGAACGCGTGGGTTTTACCGTTTCCGATGGTCCGGAGATTGAAAGTGACTGGAACAACTTCTCCGCATTGAATATGCCGGAGGATCACCCTGCAAGGGATATGCAGGATACGTTCTTTATGCAAAAAGACCCGGATGTGGTTTTGCGTACCCACACTTCCTCTGTTCAGGTGCGGGTGATGGGTAATCAAAAACCACCGATTCGCACGATCTCACCTGGTCGTGTGTATCGGAATGAGGCCATATCCGCACGTGCTCATTGTCTTTTTCATCAGGTAGAAGGGTTATGTATTGATGAGCATGTGAGTTTTGCGGACCTAAAGCAGGTGTTGAATCATTTCGCAACGGAAATGTTCGGACCCGATACTAAAACCCGTTTAAGACCATCATATTTTCCATTTACCGAACCTTCGGCAGAGATGGACATCTCCTGTAATATTTGTAAAGGAAAGGGTTGCAATATCTGTAAATACAGTGGTTGGGTTGAAATCCTGGGTTGTGGGATGGTTGATCCCGCTGTGCTGGATCATTGTGGGATCGATAGTGAGAAATACACCGGTTATGCCTTCGGCATGGGTATTGAACGCATCGCCATGTTAAAACACCAGGTGAATGATATCCGGTTGTTTTTTGAAAACGATGTGCGGTTCTTGAAGCAATTTACGCCCATCGGGTAG
- a CDS encoding CvpA family protein, which translates to MNILDIILLIPLIWSGYKGATKGLVIGLASVVALVLGVAIAIQCSDWGMQWLSHWWETDRKVIRVTSFALIFLLVLIGVHLLAKVLNKMVAWTGLAWANYLGGAIFGLLKTGLILSVVMMMVQQVKIYRQWVDQDLREHSLLYEPVERLAPFLLPHLDDIRAEEWWNRDLMKQLPEVP; encoded by the coding sequence GTGAACATCCTGGACATCATACTGCTTATTCCACTGATTTGGTCCGGCTACAAAGGCGCAACCAAAGGCCTGGTTATCGGTCTTGCCTCCGTAGTAGCACTTGTACTTGGCGTAGCCATTGCCATTCAATGCTCCGACTGGGGCATGCAATGGCTTTCACATTGGTGGGAAACGGACCGGAAGGTGATCCGGGTAACATCTTTCGCTCTCATTTTTCTGCTGGTCCTTATCGGCGTACATCTTCTGGCAAAAGTCCTGAACAAGATGGTTGCGTGGACAGGTCTTGCCTGGGCCAACTACCTCGGCGGTGCCATATTCGGCCTGCTTAAAACCGGGTTGATCCTCAGTGTGGTGATGATGATGGTACAGCAGGTCAAAATTTACAGACAATGGGTTGACCAGGACCTGCGTGAACATTCATTGCTATACGAACCCGTGGAACGGCTGGCTCCATTTCTATTGCCACACCTTGATGACATACGGGCGGAAGAATGGTGGAACCGTGATCTTATGAAACAGCTTCCAGAAGTGCCTTGA
- the rseP gene encoding RIP metalloprotease RseP, with amino-acid sequence MEALIMIGQLLLGLSILVVLHEWGHFAAARYFGIKVEKFYLFFDAFNFRLFKFKKGDTEYGIGWLPLGGYVKIAGMIDESMDKEQMKEPPKPWEFRTKPAWQRLIVMLGGVTVNTILGILIFWMATFVYGEEYLPNEQVKNGIVAYPVAQEIGFRTGDHILAINGKPLERFHNIRGPEVLYGNSDVTVLRGGETLNVHVPESILNKISEPGVGPEHFIAERMTFFVKEIQEGSGAANAGLQRNDRIQSINGESVRFFDELVDKVQDHKGEEVDLTIERDGKTMSLVATISDEGLLGIGPGTNDFEYKTLKFGLVESFGIGMDKAWGTATDYVKGLERIVSGKVSAQKSVQGPIGIAKIYGGEWKWPRFWILTGFLSIVLAFMNLLPIPALDGGHAMFLVIEMIKGGPLNEKIMERAQLIGLAILGTLMLFIFGNDIWRLFQ; translated from the coding sequence ATGGAAGCATTGATAATGATAGGTCAGTTGTTGTTGGGATTGTCCATCCTTGTAGTACTACATGAATGGGGACACTTCGCGGCAGCAAGGTATTTTGGCATTAAGGTGGAGAAATTCTATCTGTTCTTCGATGCTTTTAATTTCCGTCTCTTCAAGTTCAAGAAAGGTGACACCGAGTATGGTATCGGCTGGCTTCCTTTGGGAGGATATGTGAAGATTGCCGGTATGATTGATGAGTCGATGGACAAGGAGCAAATGAAGGAGCCACCAAAGCCATGGGAGTTCAGAACCAAACCTGCATGGCAAAGACTTATTGTAATGTTGGGTGGTGTTACGGTGAATACCATTTTGGGCATTCTGATATTCTGGATGGCCACCTTTGTTTATGGAGAAGAATATCTCCCGAATGAGCAGGTGAAGAATGGAATTGTAGCTTATCCCGTTGCACAGGAAATCGGGTTCCGGACCGGAGATCATATACTGGCCATTAATGGAAAGCCATTGGAGAGGTTTCATAATATCCGGGGCCCTGAAGTTCTTTATGGGAATTCAGATGTTACAGTACTACGTGGAGGCGAAACGCTGAATGTTCATGTACCGGAAAGCATTCTCAATAAAATTAGTGAACCGGGAGTGGGTCCCGAGCATTTTATTGCGGAACGGATGACTTTCTTCGTTAAGGAGATACAGGAAGGTTCGGGGGCGGCAAACGCAGGCCTGCAAAGAAACGATAGGATTCAATCGATCAATGGAGAATCCGTTCGTTTTTTTGATGAGCTGGTAGATAAGGTACAGGACCATAAAGGCGAGGAGGTTGATCTTACCATCGAGAGGGATGGAAAAACCATGTCTCTGGTTGCAACAATCTCGGATGAAGGACTTCTCGGCATAGGTCCCGGAACAAATGACTTTGAATACAAAACACTGAAGTTCGGGTTGGTGGAGTCTTTCGGAATTGGGATGGACAAGGCCTGGGGCACCGCAACCGATTATGTAAAGGGTTTGGAAAGAATAGTATCCGGAAAGGTTTCAGCGCAAAAGTCGGTTCAGGGACCGATTGGAATTGCCAAGATTTATGGAGGTGAATGGAAATGGCCTCGGTTCTGGATTTTAACAGGATTTCTTTCAATCGTCCTTGCGTTCATGAACCTCTTACCTATTCCTGCCCTGGACGGCGGTCATGCCATGTTTCTTGTGATTGAAATGATCAAAGGAGGGCCGCTGAATGAAAAGATTATGGAGCGGGCGCAGCTTATCGGTCTTGCCATTCTGGGAACACTTATGCTCTTTATTTTCGGAAACGATATCTGGCGTTTATTTCAATAA
- a CDS encoding heme-binding domain-containing protein, which produces MKKRSKRKNIFILVVLILGIIQFIPVDRTSKAVDASKDFIALHKPPAGVEKMLRMACYDCHSNETRYPWYAHVAPISFWLQNHIKGGRHHLNFSEWGDYSAKKANHKLEECYEMVADSEMPMSTYVWMHGEAALSDEQIKTLNSYFISLRGPEMTPEGDLSDHGLD; this is translated from the coding sequence ATGAAAAAGCGTAGCAAAAGAAAAAACATCTTCATCCTTGTTGTTCTGATACTGGGTATTATCCAATTCATTCCGGTAGATCGTACATCAAAAGCCGTTGATGCCAGCAAAGACTTTATTGCCCTCCATAAACCACCTGCCGGTGTTGAGAAGATGTTAAGGATGGCTTGTTATGATTGCCACTCCAATGAAACAAGATATCCCTGGTATGCCCACGTTGCGCCAATCTCATTTTGGCTCCAGAATCATATCAAAGGTGGCCGGCACCACTTGAACTTTTCCGAATGGGGAGACTATTCTGCAAAAAAGGCAAATCACAAGCTGGAAGAGTGCTACGAAATGGTGGCAGACAGTGAAATGCCCATGTCTACCTACGTATGGATGCATGGTGAGGCAGCATTATCCGATGAACAGATCAAGACATTGAATTCCTATTTCATATCCCTGCGTGGTCCGGAAATGACACCTGAAGGTGATCTTTCAGATCATGGCCTTGATTAG
- a CDS encoding zinc carboxypeptidase, with protein MRKIICYILTLFLGSIHAVAQQPLSYFLPPEATYDPQITPPDKFLGWEMGKWHISHDKLISYLKLISTQSDRIRISQYGITEEERPLLLLTITSTGNHQQLEKIRSQHLELSDPERSEKLNIQEMPVIIYMGYSIHGNEASGTNAAMLMAYHLAAAQGPDIDSQLSHSVILLDPCMNPDGSNRFASWVNSHKSASLVKDPHSREFTEAWPNGRTNHYWSDLNRDWLPVQQIETEGRIEQYHRWMPNVLTDHHEMSTNSTFFFQPGIPSRTHPLTPPKNFELTEKIGKYHAAALDKIGSLYYTKESYDDFYYGKGSTYPDINGGVGILFEQASSRGHLQQSIHGPLSFAFTIRNQFVTSLSTLKASVEIREELLDFQRQFYLDAEKEAHHDPVKAFVVDCKNDEGRMYHFLKLLRHHKINIYHLAKEIEVNGVRFKPGTAYIMPMEQPQYRLIKAMFESLHSFKDSLFYDVSSWTLPLSFNLDFARLNRRQYKPDLMGEEVKEVLFPEGRLFGDKSDYGYVLEWDNYYAPRLVNALLKRDLVVKTATKPFTSFTAAGSRDFSYGTILIPAQRQGNIGEREIYQMLKELSVSNGVNVYSLTTGLTLKGIDIGSPSFVTIRQPKLLMVVGEGVSAYDAGEVWHQLDKRVGMQVVMVEKSVLNNMSFDEFNTIVMVEGRYGDIALSTVENIRQWIDDGGTLIAMRGAIDWCRKHDLVTISQKSRPKQIDSLDLSKRLYAYLDRDRGSQIIGGAIFNTRIDLTHPMGYGFDHEYLPVFRRDTVFYLPSRNPYATPVVYTDEPLMSGYISDEKNELLKSSAAVVVCGYGNGRIICIADDPNFRAFWFGTNKLFLNAIFFGSIINKYAVEQVPKQKRLERKEKSPSH; from the coding sequence ATGCGCAAGATCATATGTTATATTCTGACCTTATTTCTGGGGTCAATTCATGCGGTAGCACAACAGCCACTTTCCTACTTTCTTCCGCCGGAGGCAACCTATGATCCCCAAATAACGCCTCCCGATAAGTTTCTTGGTTGGGAAATGGGTAAATGGCATATCAGTCATGATAAACTCATATCCTATCTCAAACTGATTTCAACACAATCCGATCGTATTCGGATTTCTCAATATGGCATTACGGAAGAAGAGCGCCCTTTATTACTCCTTACGATCACCTCCACGGGCAATCATCAGCAACTGGAGAAAATACGTTCCCAACATCTTGAACTGAGTGATCCGGAGAGATCGGAGAAATTGAACATTCAGGAAATGCCCGTTATTATCTACATGGGCTATAGCATTCATGGAAATGAGGCCAGTGGCACCAATGCGGCGATGCTGATGGCCTATCATCTGGCAGCGGCCCAGGGACCTGATATTGATTCTCAGCTTAGCCATTCGGTAATCCTGCTGGATCCATGCATGAATCCTGACGGGAGTAATCGTTTTGCGAGTTGGGTCAATTCCCACAAGAGTGCTTCGTTGGTCAAGGATCCGCACAGTCGTGAATTCACAGAGGCATGGCCCAATGGCCGGACGAATCACTACTGGTCTGATCTTAACAGGGACTGGCTTCCCGTACAACAAATTGAAACGGAAGGACGAATCGAACAGTATCACCGGTGGATGCCAAATGTACTTACCGACCACCACGAGATGAGTACAAATTCAACCTTTTTCTTTCAGCCGGGAATACCTTCCAGAACACATCCGCTCACACCACCGAAGAATTTTGAATTGACAGAGAAGATCGGAAAATACCATGCTGCGGCATTGGATAAAATCGGCTCGCTCTATTACACCAAAGAATCATATGATGACTTCTACTATGGAAAAGGTTCCACCTACCCGGATATTAATGGAGGTGTGGGCATTCTTTTTGAGCAAGCCAGTTCGCGGGGGCATTTACAGCAAAGCATCCATGGCCCACTTTCATTTGCTTTTACCATTCGTAATCAATTTGTTACCTCTCTTTCCACATTGAAGGCCTCGGTAGAGATAAGAGAAGAACTGCTGGATTTTCAAAGGCAATTTTATCTTGATGCTGAAAAGGAAGCGCACCACGATCCTGTTAAGGCATTTGTAGTTGATTGTAAAAACGATGAGGGCAGGATGTACCACTTTCTTAAACTATTGAGGCATCATAAGATTAACATATATCATCTGGCAAAGGAGATAGAAGTTAACGGGGTGAGGTTTAAGCCCGGAACCGCGTACATTATGCCTATGGAACAGCCACAATACAGGTTGATAAAGGCAATGTTTGAAAGCCTTCATTCTTTTAAGGACAGTTTGTTTTATGACGTTTCAAGCTGGACCCTCCCGTTGTCCTTTAATTTGGATTTTGCAAGATTAAACAGGCGCCAGTACAAACCTGATTTGATGGGGGAAGAGGTTAAGGAGGTTTTGTTTCCCGAAGGGCGTCTTTTTGGTGACAAAAGCGATTATGGCTATGTACTGGAGTGGGATAATTATTATGCGCCTCGCCTCGTAAATGCATTATTGAAAAGGGACCTGGTGGTAAAGACAGCGACAAAGCCATTTACGTCATTCACTGCGGCAGGCAGTCGGGATTTTAGTTACGGAACGATACTCATCCCGGCTCAGCGTCAGGGCAATATAGGTGAACGGGAGATTTATCAGATGTTGAAGGAATTGTCAGTTTCAAACGGTGTAAATGTATACTCATTAACCACCGGTTTGACACTAAAAGGAATTGATATTGGCAGTCCAAGTTTTGTAACTATAAGACAGCCAAAACTGCTGATGGTGGTCGGAGAGGGTGTCAGTGCCTATGATGCAGGAGAAGTATGGCATCAGCTCGATAAACGCGTGGGCATGCAAGTGGTCATGGTGGAGAAATCTGTCCTGAATAACATGAGTTTTGATGAGTTCAATACCATTGTAATGGTGGAAGGTAGATATGGTGATATAGCCCTTTCAACAGTAGAGAACATAAGACAATGGATAGACGATGGAGGGACCCTGATTGCGATGAGAGGTGCGATAGATTGGTGTCGTAAGCATGATTTGGTAACGATTAGTCAGAAGTCAAGACCAAAGCAGATTGACTCATTAGATCTTTCCAAAAGACTATATGCTTACCTTGATAGGGATCGTGGATCTCAGATAATAGGAGGCGCCATTTTTAATACCAGGATTGACCTTACACATCCCATGGGTTATGGCTTTGACCATGAATATTTGCCGGTGTTCAGGAGAGATACAGTATTTTACCTGCCCAGTCGGAACCCCTATGCTACACCTGTGGTTTATACAGATGAACCCTTGATGAGTGGGTATATATCCGATGAGAAGAATGAACTATTGAAGTCTTCTGCTGCAGTTGTTGTATGCGGGTATGGAAACGGCAGAATCATTTGTATTGCAGATGATCCAAATTTTCGTGCGTTCTGGTTTGGGACAAATAAGCTATTCCTGAATGCGATCTTCTTTGGCTCGATCATAAACAAATACGCAGTGGAGCAGGTCCCTAAACAAAAGCGACTGGAAAGAAAGGAAAAGAGTCCATCTCATTAA